A single region of the Mannheimia bovis genome encodes:
- a CDS encoding NapC/NirT family cytochrome c has translation MSKMKKIAAFIGIMGLGAAVLGGSQYAMKTTNSTEFCVSCHSMTHPQAEWEGSVHFSNRKGIRAECSDCHVPQDGLHYFKAKVVALKDVWHTFVTNKLPDQEAYEAHRLEMAQRVWEDMKETDSATCRSCHSFDAMVLSEQKEAAQKMHKLAQETNQTCIDCHKGIAHFLPEMPVDNAAAAGELSKHGAEFNGSDKTLYSLAMNTVQFAQGGEARLMPFAELNDWKEENGKVKATVKGWQQVGAESVVYAGMGQRIMVALLGDEEQKKVTLKQTVHDSVTDSDWKEISFEVLADKNSVTANVAALNAFGNNLNQTHCSGCHAAIGADHYTANQWIGVVNSMKDRTSMTADDVRAVTIYLQRNAKDVAGSSH, from the coding sequence ATGTCTAAGATGAAAAAAATAGCCGCTTTTATTGGCATTATGGGGCTTGGTGCTGCCGTTTTAGGTGGTTCGCAATATGCGATGAAAACCACGAATTCGACTGAATTTTGTGTCAGCTGTCATTCAATGACTCACCCGCAAGCAGAATGGGAAGGTAGTGTGCATTTCTCTAACCGCAAAGGGATTCGTGCCGAGTGTTCCGACTGTCACGTTCCGCAAGATGGCTTGCATTATTTCAAAGCGAAAGTGGTTGCTTTAAAAGATGTGTGGCATACCTTTGTTACTAATAAACTTCCTGACCAAGAAGCCTATGAAGCCCACCGTTTAGAAATGGCACAGCGTGTGTGGGAGGATATGAAAGAAACAGATTCTGCGACCTGCCGCTCTTGCCATAGTTTTGATGCAATGGTGCTTTCAGAGCAAAAAGAAGCTGCACAGAAAATGCACAAACTTGCTCAAGAAACTAACCAAACCTGTATTGATTGCCATAAAGGTATTGCTCACTTCTTACCTGAAATGCCGGTGGATAATGCTGCCGCAGCAGGCGAGTTATCTAAACACGGTGCAGAATTTAACGGTAGCGATAAAACCCTCTATTCTCTTGCAATGAATACCGTGCAATTCGCACAAGGAGGTGAGGCTCGTTTAATGCCGTTTGCAGAACTAAATGATTGGAAAGAAGAAAACGGTAAAGTGAAAGCCACTGTTAAAGGTTGGCAACAAGTCGGTGCAGAAAGCGTAGTCTATGCCGGAATGGGGCAACGCATTATGGTGGCATTACTTGGCGATGAAGAACAGAAAAAAGTCACCTTAAAACAAACCGTTCACGATAGCGTAACTGACTCTGACTGGAAAGAGATCAGCTTTGAAGTACTCGCCGATAAAAATAGTGTAACAGCCAATGTTGCGGCACTTAACGCTTTCGGCAATAACTTAAACCAAACACATTGTAGCGGTTGCCACGCAGCAATAGGTGCCGATCACTATACTGCTAATCAGTGGATTGGCGTAGTGAACTCAATGAAAGACCGCACTTCAATGACCGCTGATGATGTGCGTGCAGTCACGATTTATTTGCAACGTAATGCAAAAGACGTTGCAGGCAGTTCCCATTAA
- a CDS encoding citrate synthase codes for MSAATLTLETGEKIELTMKKGTLGYQNVDIQPFLKHKLFAYDPGLVSTAVCESNITYVDGDEGVLLYRGYPIDQLAKHSDYLEVSYMLLFGQRPTKEEYKDFVQLIKKHTLVHEQLTKFFSGFRRDSHPMAVMCGVSGALAAFYHDSIDVNNQAHRELTAIRLLAKIPTLAAMCYKYSIGQPFMFPQNHLSYAGNFLYMMFATPCEPYEVNPVLERALDRIFILHADHEQNASTSTVRTAASSGANPFACIAAGIASLWGPAHGGANEACINMLEEIGTVDRIPEFIARAKDKNDPFRLMGFGHRVYKNYDPRAKVMRETCHEVLKELNIDNPLFEVALELERIALSDPYFIEHKLYPNVDFYSGIVLKAIGIPTSMFTVMFALARTVGWIAHWKEMYLQGNIKIVRPRQIYTGETKRDFEPMDKS; via the coding sequence ATGTCAGCAGCAACATTAACACTAGAAACTGGTGAAAAAATTGAACTTACTATGAAAAAAGGTACGCTAGGGTATCAAAACGTAGATATTCAGCCTTTTTTAAAGCATAAATTGTTTGCTTACGATCCCGGTTTAGTTTCAACTGCCGTTTGTGAATCAAATATTACTTATGTGGATGGTGATGAAGGGGTTTTACTCTATCGAGGTTATCCAATCGACCAGCTTGCAAAACATTCTGACTATTTAGAAGTAAGTTATATGCTCTTATTTGGGCAAAGACCCACTAAAGAAGAATACAAAGATTTTGTTCAACTTATCAAAAAACATACACTGGTACACGAGCAACTCACAAAATTCTTCTCCGGTTTCCGTCGAGATTCTCACCCAATGGCGGTAATGTGTGGTGTAAGTGGTGCATTAGCTGCTTTCTATCACGACTCTATTGATGTAAATAACCAAGCTCACCGTGAACTCACCGCAATTCGCTTATTAGCTAAAATCCCAACCCTTGCTGCAATGTGTTACAAATACTCTATTGGTCAGCCGTTTATGTTCCCACAAAATCATTTATCTTATGCAGGCAACTTCTTATATATGATGTTTGCAACTCCTTGTGAGCCATACGAAGTAAACCCTGTATTAGAACGAGCATTAGACCGAATCTTTATTTTACACGCCGACCACGAACAAAATGCGTCTACCTCTACTGTGCGTACCGCAGCATCTTCCGGTGCGAACCCATTTGCTTGTATTGCAGCAGGTATTGCCTCTCTCTGGGGACCGGCTCACGGTGGTGCGAATGAAGCTTGTATCAATATGTTAGAAGAAATCGGCACAGTGGATCGTATTCCTGAGTTTATCGCCCGTGCGAAAGATAAAAATGATCCATTCCGTTTAATGGGCTTTGGTCACCGTGTTTATAAAAACTACGATCCACGTGCCAAAGTAATGCGTGAAACCTGCCACGAAGTATTAAAAGAGTTAAATATTGATAATCCATTATTTGAAGTTGCATTGGAATTAGAACGTATTGCGTTAAGTGATCCTTATTTCATTGAGCATAAACTTTATCCGAACGTAGACTTCTACTCCGGTATAGTACTAAAAGCAATCGGTATTCCGACTTCGATGTTTACAGTGATGTTCGCTTTAGCAAGAACCGTTGGCTGGATTGCCCACTGGAAAGAGATGTATCTACAAGGAAATATCAAAATCGTCCGCCCTCGCCAAATCTATACAGGCGAAACCAAACGTGATTTCGAACCGATGGATAAATCATAA
- the icd gene encoding NADP-dependent isocitrate dehydrogenase: MPTQVQIPQGETIQLNQDGSLQVPDNPIIPFIEGDGIGVDVTPAMKAVLDAAVEKAYQGKRKIAWMEIYAGEKANKLYGENTWLPDETLELIRQYHVAIKGPLMTPVGGGIRSLNVAMRQGLDLYNCLRPIRYYDGTPSPVKHPELIDMVIFRENSEDIYAGVEWVAGSPEANKVIEFLQKEMGVKKIRFTEDCGIGIKPVSKQGTQRLVRAALQYVIDNNRKSLTLVHKGNIMKFTEGAFKEWGYQVAEEFGAKLIDKGPWMSLTNPKTGEEIIIKDSIADAFLQEILLHPAEYDVIATLNLNGDYISDALAAQVGGIGISPGANIGYEAAIFEATHGTAPKIAGQNKGNPGSLILSGEMMLRHLGWLEAADLVVKAVSKTIADKTVTFDFAEMLEGATLRSTSEFAQDIIANM; this comes from the coding sequence ATGCCTACACAAGTCCAAATTCCACAAGGCGAAACCATTCAACTGAACCAAGATGGTTCTTTGCAAGTTCCTGATAATCCTATTATTCCTTTTATTGAAGGCGACGGCATCGGCGTGGATGTTACCCCTGCGATGAAAGCAGTGTTAGATGCTGCGGTTGAAAAAGCCTATCAAGGCAAGCGTAAAATTGCTTGGATGGAAATTTATGCAGGCGAAAAAGCAAATAAACTTTATGGTGAAAATACTTGGTTGCCGGATGAAACTTTAGAACTTATTCGCCAATATCACGTTGCGATTAAAGGTCCATTAATGACCCCGGTGGGCGGTGGTATTCGTTCTTTAAACGTGGCAATGCGTCAAGGTTTAGATTTATATAACTGCTTACGTCCAATCCGTTATTATGATGGTACACCAAGCCCGGTTAAACACCCTGAATTAATTGATATGGTGATTTTCCGTGAAAACTCAGAAGATATTTACGCTGGGGTTGAGTGGGTAGCCGGTTCGCCTGAAGCAAATAAAGTAATTGAGTTTTTACAAAAAGAAATGGGCGTAAAGAAAATCCGTTTTACCGAAGATTGCGGTATCGGTATCAAGCCTGTTTCCAAGCAAGGCACTCAGCGTTTAGTGCGTGCGGCGTTACAATATGTGATTGATAATAATCGTAAATCCCTCACTTTAGTTCACAAAGGTAATATTATGAAGTTTACCGAAGGAGCATTTAAAGAATGGGGCTACCAAGTTGCGGAAGAATTCGGTGCTAAATTAATTGATAAAGGTCCGTGGATGAGTTTAACCAATCCGAAAACAGGCGAAGAAATTATTATTAAAGACAGCATTGCCGATGCTTTCTTGCAAGAAATTTTATTACACCCGGCAGAATATGATGTAATTGCAACACTTAACTTAAACGGCGACTATATTTCTGATGCGTTAGCAGCTCAAGTAGGTGGAATAGGTATTTCTCCGGGGGCGAATATCGGTTATGAAGCAGCTATTTTTGAAGCTACTCACGGTACAGCACCAAAAATTGCGGGGCAAAATAAAGGTAATCCTGGTTCATTAATTTTAAGTGGGGAAATGATGTTACGCCACTTAGGTTGGCTTGAAGCTGCAGACTTAGTAGTTAAAGCTGTATCCAAAACCATTGCAGATAAAACAGTCACTTTTGATTTTGCTGAAATGCTAGAAGGTGCAACATTACGCTCAACATCTGAGTTTGCACAAGACATTATTGCAAATATGTAA
- the torA gene encoding trimethylamine-N-oxide reductase TorA, giving the protein MKKQGKIDASRRGFLKNSSLGLAAGAGLATSTTGVVGALVSTSAKAAGMETVFTAAHWGPIGVVVENGKAVKSAGAMPMTIENELQSVVPDQLYSEARVKYPMVRKGYLEGNKDTTLRGRDEWVRVSWDKALDLVAGEVKRVTDAHGASGIFAGSYGWYSSGALHAARTLLHRYLNLTGGFVGVKGDLSTGAAQVIMPHVLGTIEVYEQQTSWEVVLENSEIVVFWAANPFTTLRNAWTSTDQHGIEYLTKLKASGKRVICIDPVKSETCQFLGAEWIPTNTATDVALMMGIAHTLVTQGKHDQAFLKKYTKGFEHFETYLLGKEDNQPKDAEWAAKITGVPAETIKQLAADFSSKRTMLMGGWGMQRQRHGEQTHWMLVTLASMLGQIGLPGGGFGFSYHYANGGVPSATGGIIGSITATSAEAGEKSWLDDASKFSFPVARVADALLYPGKTIKFNGTEITYPDIKLVYWAGGNPFTHLQDTNKQVKAWQKPETIIVNEVNWTPTARMADIVLPTTTSYERNDITMSGDYSMMNIFPMKQVVEPQFEAKSDYDIFTELSKRAGVDAKFTEGKTEMDWLKGFYQTAFDAARKNRVIMPNFDKFWSENKPVTFKATDKAKKWVRYEEFRNDPLLNPLGTPSGKIEIFSDVVAKMNYDDCKGHPTWFVPDEFAGNVTAEAPLALVTPHPYYRLHSQLCHTSLREKYTVAGREPVLIHTEDAKARGIANGDVVRLFNKRGQVLAGAVVTDGIIKGTVCLHEGAWYDPADLGQSEQPLCKFGSPNVLTRDEATSNLAQANSPNTAIVQVEKFQGEAPEVTVFKEPKYTQA; this is encoded by the coding sequence ATGAAAAAACAAGGCAAAATTGACGCAAGTCGTCGTGGTTTTCTAAAAAATTCATCACTAGGCTTAGCAGCCGGTGCAGGTCTAGCGACTAGCACAACCGGTGTTGTAGGAGCATTAGTTTCTACAAGTGCTAAAGCAGCAGGAATGGAAACAGTATTTACCGCTGCACACTGGGGTCCGATTGGGGTAGTCGTGGAAAACGGTAAAGCAGTAAAATCTGCTGGTGCGATGCCGATGACCATTGAAAATGAACTACAAAGCGTTGTGCCTGATCAGCTTTATTCAGAAGCTCGTGTGAAATATCCGATGGTGCGTAAAGGCTATTTGGAAGGTAATAAAGACACTACTTTGCGTGGACGTGACGAGTGGGTACGCGTTTCTTGGGACAAAGCGTTAGATTTAGTCGCAGGCGAAGTGAAACGCGTAACCGATGCACACGGTGCAAGCGGTATTTTCGCTGGTTCTTACGGTTGGTACAGCTCAGGTGCATTACACGCTGCTCGTACCTTATTACACCGTTACTTAAACTTAACTGGCGGCTTCGTGGGTGTGAAAGGTGACCTTTCAACTGGTGCGGCACAGGTGATTATGCCACACGTTTTAGGTACGATTGAAGTTTACGAACAGCAAACCAGCTGGGAAGTCGTATTAGAAAACAGCGAAATCGTAGTATTCTGGGCGGCTAACCCATTCACAACCTTACGTAATGCTTGGACCTCAACCGACCAGCACGGTATCGAATACTTAACCAAACTGAAAGCTAGCGGCAAACGTGTGATCTGTATTGACCCAGTGAAAAGTGAAACCTGCCAATTCTTAGGCGCAGAGTGGATCCCAACTAACACCGCAACAGATGTAGCGTTGATGATGGGTATCGCACACACCTTAGTGACCCAAGGCAAACATGATCAAGCGTTCCTGAAAAAATACACGAAAGGCTTCGAGCATTTTGAAACTTACTTATTAGGTAAAGAAGACAATCAGCCGAAAGATGCGGAATGGGCAGCAAAAATCACCGGCGTACCGGCAGAAACCATTAAACAATTAGCGGCAGATTTCTCGTCTAAACGCACGATGTTAATGGGCGGTTGGGGTATGCAACGCCAACGCCACGGTGAACAAACGCACTGGATGTTAGTCACCCTTGCTTCAATGTTAGGTCAAATCGGCTTGCCGGGCGGTGGTTTTGGTTTCAGCTACCACTATGCAAACGGTGGTGTGCCAAGTGCAACGGGCGGTATTATCGGCTCAATCACGGCAACCTCTGCCGAAGCAGGTGAAAAATCTTGGTTAGACGATGCATCTAAATTCTCATTCCCTGTAGCACGTGTGGCAGATGCGTTACTCTATCCGGGCAAAACCATCAAATTCAACGGCACGGAAATCACTTATCCGGATATCAAATTAGTGTACTGGGCGGGTGGTAACCCATTCACTCACTTGCAAGATACTAACAAACAAGTGAAAGCGTGGCAAAAACCTGAAACCATTATCGTCAATGAAGTGAACTGGACTCCAACCGCACGTATGGCGGATATCGTATTACCAACCACTACCAGCTACGAGCGTAATGATATTACTATGTCCGGTGACTATTCAATGATGAATATCTTCCCGATGAAACAAGTGGTTGAGCCGCAATTTGAAGCGAAAAGTGATTACGATATTTTCACCGAGCTTTCAAAACGTGCGGGTGTTGATGCCAAATTCACCGAAGGCAAAACCGAAATGGATTGGTTAAAAGGTTTCTACCAAACTGCCTTTGATGCGGCACGTAAAAACCGTGTGATTATGCCAAACTTCGATAAGTTCTGGTCAGAAAACAAACCGGTTACTTTCAAAGCGACTGATAAAGCGAAAAAATGGGTACGCTACGAAGAGTTCCGTAATGATCCGTTATTAAATCCATTAGGTACACCATCAGGCAAAATCGAGATTTTCTCTGATGTAGTGGCGAAAATGAACTACGATGACTGTAAAGGTCACCCAACTTGGTTCGTGCCGGATGAATTTGCGGGTAATGTGACAGCTGAGGCTCCATTAGCGTTAGTGACGCCACACCCATACTATCGCTTACACAGCCAACTTTGCCACACTTCACTGCGTGAAAAATACACTGTGGCAGGACGTGAGCCGGTGTTAATCCACACTGAAGATGCAAAAGCACGTGGTATTGCAAATGGCGATGTGGTGCGTTTATTCAATAAACGTGGTCAAGTGCTTGCCGGTGCGGTAGTAACAGACGGCATTATTAAAGGTACAGTCTGTTTACACGAAGGGGCTTGGTACGACCCGGCAGATTTAGGTCAGTCTGAACAGCCGTTATGTAAATTCGGTAGCCCGAACGTTTTAACTCGTGACGAGGCAACTTCTAACCTTGCTCAAGCGAACTCACCGAACACGGCTATCGTCCAAGTGGAAAAATTCCAAGGCGAAGCACCCGAAGTGACCGTGTTTAAAGAGCCGAAATATACGCAAGCGTAA
- the acnB gene encoding bifunctional aconitate hydratase 2/2-methylisocitrate dehydratase, which produces MANFIENYQQQVDERAKLGVVPQPLTAEQTAQLVELLKNPPAEQAVFLLELFENRIPAGVDEAAYVKAAFLADIVKGATASPLISPAHAVKLLGTMQGGYNIETLLLALDKQELAPIAVEALSKTLLMFDNFHDVKERAENGNEFAKQVLESWANADWFTSRPKLAEKLTVTVFKVTGETNTDDLSPAQDAWSRPDIPLHAQAMLKNERDGIFPDDNGHVGPIKQLEALKEKGFPLAYVGDVVGTGSSRKSATNSVLWFMGEDIPYIPNKRAGGIVLGGKIAPIFFNTLEDAGSLPIEVDVTRLNMGDVIDIYPYEGKIRKHNSDEVLAEFELKTEVLLDEVRAGGRIPLIIGRGLTHKARVALGLPESDVFIKPQAISDSDKGYTLAQKMVGRACGVEGVRPGQYCEPRMTSVGSQDTTGPMTRDELKDLACLGFSADLVMQSFCHTAAYPKPVDVVTHHTLPDFIMNRGGVSLRPGDGVIHSWLNRMLLPDTVGTGGDSHTRFPIGISFPAGSGLVAFAAATGVMPLDMPESVLVRFSGTMQPGITLRDLVHAIPYYAIQQGLLTVEKKGKKNIFSGRILEIEGLEDLKIEQAFELSDASAERSAAACTIKLNKEPIIEYLNSNITLLKWMIAEGYDDKRTLERRIANMQAWLDNPQLLEADENAEYAAVIEINLDEIKEPIVCVPNDPDDARLLSQVQGDKIDEVFIGSCMTNIGHFRAAGKLLSQVKGELPTKLWIAPPTKMDAALLTEEGYYSIYGKSGARVEMPGCSLCMGNQARVANNASVVSTSTRNFPNRLGQGANVYLASAELAAVSALLGKLPTPEEYLGYVNDLQQNKDDIYRYMNFDQINSYVKKADNVIVQVAL; this is translated from the coding sequence ATGGCAAATTTTATAGAAAATTATCAACAACAAGTTGATGAACGTGCAAAATTAGGTGTTGTTCCGCAGCCATTGACTGCAGAACAAACCGCACAGCTAGTTGAGTTACTGAAAAATCCACCTGCCGAACAAGCGGTCTTTTTATTGGAACTTTTTGAAAATCGTATCCCTGCAGGGGTTGATGAAGCTGCTTACGTTAAAGCCGCATTTCTTGCGGATATTGTAAAAGGTGCAACTGCATCTCCTCTTATTTCGCCCGCTCACGCAGTGAAATTATTAGGTACAATGCAGGGTGGTTATAATATTGAAACATTGTTGCTGGCATTGGATAAACAGGAACTTGCTCCGATTGCCGTAGAGGCGTTATCCAAAACCTTATTAATGTTTGATAATTTCCACGATGTAAAAGAGCGTGCGGAAAATGGCAATGAATTTGCAAAACAAGTGTTAGAATCTTGGGCAAATGCAGATTGGTTTACTTCTCGACCAAAACTTGCTGAAAAACTGACTGTTACCGTATTTAAAGTAACAGGCGAAACAAATACAGACGACCTTTCCCCTGCCCAAGATGCGTGGTCTCGCCCTGATATTCCGCTTCACGCCCAAGCAATGTTGAAAAATGAACGCGATGGCATTTTCCCTGATGACAACGGACACGTTGGTCCGATTAAACAGTTAGAAGCGTTGAAAGAAAAAGGATTTCCTCTAGCTTATGTAGGCGATGTGGTAGGAACCGGCTCTTCTCGTAAATCTGCAACTAACTCCGTACTTTGGTTTATGGGGGAAGATATTCCATACATTCCAAATAAACGAGCCGGTGGCATAGTATTAGGCGGTAAAATTGCTCCGATTTTCTTTAATACGCTTGAGGATGCTGGTTCATTGCCGATTGAGGTAGACGTTACCCGGCTCAATATGGGTGATGTAATTGATATTTATCCTTACGAAGGCAAAATTCGTAAACATAATTCCGATGAAGTATTAGCAGAATTTGAGCTAAAAACGGAAGTATTACTTGATGAAGTACGAGCGGGCGGACGAATTCCACTGATTATCGGGCGTGGTTTAACTCATAAAGCAAGAGTTGCACTTGGTTTACCGGAAAGTGATGTATTCATTAAACCACAAGCTATTTCAGATAGCGATAAAGGTTATACATTAGCACAAAAAATGGTGGGGCGTGCTTGCGGTGTGGAAGGCGTTCGTCCGGGTCAATATTGTGAACCACGAATGACTTCTGTTGGCTCACAAGATACCACAGGTCCAATGACGAGAGACGAACTAAAAGATTTAGCTTGTTTAGGCTTCTCGGCAGATCTTGTAATGCAATCATTCTGCCACACAGCTGCTTACCCAAAACCTGTTGATGTAGTAACACATCACACCTTGCCTGATTTTATTATGAACCGTGGTGGTGTTTCACTTCGCCCGGGTGATGGCGTTATTCACTCTTGGTTAAACCGTATGCTACTACCTGATACAGTGGGTACAGGTGGCGATTCTCACACCCGTTTCCCAATCGGTATCTCATTCCCAGCAGGTTCAGGTTTAGTGGCTTTTGCCGCTGCAACAGGAGTAATGCCATTGGATATGCCGGAATCGGTATTGGTGCGTTTTTCAGGCACAATGCAGCCGGGTATTACGCTGCGTGATTTAGTACACGCTATTCCTTATTATGCTATTCAACAAGGGTTATTAACCGTTGAGAAAAAAGGTAAGAAAAATATTTTCTCCGGTCGCATTTTAGAGATTGAAGGGTTGGAAGATCTGAAAATCGAGCAGGCCTTTGAGCTTTCAGATGCCTCTGCAGAACGTTCTGCTGCAGCTTGTACCATTAAGCTCAACAAAGAGCCGATTATTGAGTATCTAAACTCTAACATTACGCTTTTAAAATGGATGATTGCCGAAGGTTATGATGATAAACGCACCCTTGAACGCCGTATCGCCAATATGCAAGCGTGGTTGGATAATCCACAGTTGTTAGAGGCAGATGAAAATGCGGAATATGCGGCAGTTATTGAGATCAACTTAGATGAAATCAAAGAGCCGATTGTCTGTGTACCGAACGACCCTGATGATGCTCGCCTGCTTTCTCAAGTACAAGGCGATAAAATTGATGAAGTCTTTATCGGATCTTGTATGACTAATATCGGGCACTTCCGTGCGGCAGGTAAATTACTCAGCCAAGTAAAAGGGGAGTTACCAACCAAACTTTGGATTGCTCCACCAACCAAAATGGATGCAGCATTGTTAACTGAAGAGGGCTATTACAGTATTTATGGTAAAAGTGGAGCAAGAGTTGAAATGCCGGGTTGCTCACTCTGTATGGGTAACCAAGCACGCGTAGCGAATAACGCCAGCGTGGTTTCAACTTCAACGAGAAACTTCCCGAACCGCTTAGGACAAGGAGCGAATGTGTATTTAGCCTCTGCAGAATTAGCGGCAGTTTCAGCCTTGCTAGGTAAATTACCAACACCAGAAGAGTATCTCGGTTATGTAAATGACCTACAACAAAACAAAGATGACATTTACCGCTATATGAACTTTGACCAAATTAATAGTTATGTGAAAAAAGCGGATAATGTGATTGTTCAAGTCGCACTTTAG